The Electrophorus electricus isolate fEleEle1 chromosome 19, fEleEle1.pri, whole genome shotgun sequence genome has a segment encoding these proteins:
- the LOC113585147 gene encoding copper chaperone for superoxide dismutase isoform X1 encodes METNQFANLEFAVQMTCDGCANAVESALQKEPGVRSFKIDLSREEVLVETSLSTHEIQGLIESTGRKAVLKGLGGPEPDLGAAVAMLSGAGRVQGVVRFLQLSQDCCLIDGAIDGLDPGLHGLHVHEYGDLTQDCTSCGEHYNPFGKQHGGPEDKERHVGDLGNIVAAADGRATFRLEDSQLKVWDVIGRSLVVDSGEDDLGKGDHPLSSKTGNSGERLACGIIARSAGLFQNPKQICACDGVTLWEERDRPLAGKGRRITDTPPSNL; translated from the exons ATGGAAACAAATCAGTTTGCCAAC CTCGAGTTTGCGGTCCAGATGACATGTGACGGCTGTGCTAACGCCGTTGAGAGTGCGCTTCAAAAAGAGCCGG GTGTACGTTCATTCAAGATTGACCTGTCTCGTGAAGAGGTTTTGGTTGAGACGTCATTGAGCACTCATGAGATTCAAGGCCTGATTGAGAGTACAGGCAGGAAAGCAGTGCTGAAGGGACTGGGTGGACCAGAGCCAg ACTTGGGCGCAGCCGTGGCGATGCTGAGCGGGGCAGGCCGTGTGCAAGGCGTGGTCCGTTTCCTGCAGCTGTCTCAGGACTGCTGTTTGATAGATGGGGCAATCGATGGACTGGATCCTGGACTGCACGGCCTGCATGTGCACGAGTATGGTGACCTCACGCAGGACTGCACGAG cTGTGGGGAGCACTATAATCCTTTTGGAAAACAACATGGTGGTCCAGAGGATAAAGAGAGG CACGTGGGGGACCTGGGGAACATTGTGGCAGCAGCAGATGGCAGAGCCACATTCAGACTGGAAGACTCCCAGCTCAAG GTGTGGGATGTGATTGGCCGATCGCTGGTGGTGGATTCAGGGGAGGATGACCTGGGAAAAGGAGACCACCCTCTCTCttcaaaaacaggaaactcAGGGGAGAG GCTAGCATGTGGAATCATTGCACGTTCAGCAGGGCTGTTCCAGAACCCCAAACAAATCTGTGCCTGTGATGGTGTCACTctgtgggaggagagagatCGGCCCCTAGCTGGAAAAGGCCGGCGGATCACAGACACACCACCCTCCAATCTATGA
- the LOC113585147 gene encoding copper chaperone for superoxide dismutase isoform X2, translating into MTCDGCANAVESALQKEPGVRSFKIDLSREEVLVETSLSTHEIQGLIESTGRKAVLKGLGGPEPDLGAAVAMLSGAGRVQGVVRFLQLSQDCCLIDGAIDGLDPGLHGLHVHEYGDLTQDCTSCGEHYNPFGKQHGGPEDKERHVGDLGNIVAAADGRATFRLEDSQLKVWDVIGRSLVVDSGEDDLGKGDHPLSSKTGNSGERLACGIIARSAGLFQNPKQICACDGVTLWEERDRPLAGKGRRITDTPPSNL; encoded by the exons ATGACATGTGACGGCTGTGCTAACGCCGTTGAGAGTGCGCTTCAAAAAGAGCCGG GTGTACGTTCATTCAAGATTGACCTGTCTCGTGAAGAGGTTTTGGTTGAGACGTCATTGAGCACTCATGAGATTCAAGGCCTGATTGAGAGTACAGGCAGGAAAGCAGTGCTGAAGGGACTGGGTGGACCAGAGCCAg ACTTGGGCGCAGCCGTGGCGATGCTGAGCGGGGCAGGCCGTGTGCAAGGCGTGGTCCGTTTCCTGCAGCTGTCTCAGGACTGCTGTTTGATAGATGGGGCAATCGATGGACTGGATCCTGGACTGCACGGCCTGCATGTGCACGAGTATGGTGACCTCACGCAGGACTGCACGAG cTGTGGGGAGCACTATAATCCTTTTGGAAAACAACATGGTGGTCCAGAGGATAAAGAGAGG CACGTGGGGGACCTGGGGAACATTGTGGCAGCAGCAGATGGCAGAGCCACATTCAGACTGGAAGACTCCCAGCTCAAG GTGTGGGATGTGATTGGCCGATCGCTGGTGGTGGATTCAGGGGAGGATGACCTGGGAAAAGGAGACCACCCTCTCTCttcaaaaacaggaaactcAGGGGAGAG GCTAGCATGTGGAATCATTGCACGTTCAGCAGGGCTGTTCCAGAACCCCAAACAAATCTGTGCCTGTGATGGTGTCACTctgtgggaggagagagatCGGCCCCTAGCTGGAAAAGGCCGGCGGATCACAGACACACCACCCTCCAATCTATGA
- the LOC113585177 gene encoding serine/threonine-protein kinase D3-like, protein MAAGVIPESARVELESLDSSISACLSAMSMGPETVHRGPIRVNFQIGLFIEGVMVPEGQLSFRSAKKLASEIIVKQVPDWSVVGLGEKLLLFRHDPSSDQLLQRLTEKHTLHDGDLVEVVLAASASLTEVKFRPHSLVVQSYRTPTFCHQCGEMLWGLVRQGLKCEGCGLDFHKRCALTLSDDCTRVYRPCGPSLSLFPPARPRAPSLSSHTGGSLEEISMSKPSRSRPQSWADRPVWLGLSEVGRGGRPLVPHTFHIHTYTKPTACQYCHRLLKGLFRQGLQCSDCKFNCHRRCESQVPPDCRGEKANGEDCGVPQGLESEEDMAVETVNAIYEEYHFKGSARPVETPAALSPIGPCFSSNIPLMRVVQSVKHNKRRCSGVLKNGWLLHHTDVDTLRKKHYWILDGKTITMYQNESSSKYYKELLLSEVLLVRGPDQMTLSQLPGDDSHSFELVTSSLVYCVFADKEGAAWESAIRQALMPLPGRGHTRGESSDNRSISEETQDISALYQIFSDEVLGSGQFGVVYGGTHRHTGRLVAVKVIDKTRFPTTHQRQSRNEAAILQNLSHPGIIVLEGMFETAECTFVVMEKLHSDMLEMILSNENGRLPERITRFLVMQILEALRYLHMKHIAHCDLKPENVLLALPDPFPQVKLCDFGFARIIGEKSFRRSVVGTPAYLAPEVISSHGYNRSLDMWAVGVILYVSLSGTFPFNEDEDINQQITNAAFMYPRQPWSLISLEAVSLINNLLQVVVRRRFSVGKAMGHPWLQNFQLWCDLKLFEQRMGHRYLTHESDDEHWRQHAQEKGISLPSHMTVVPSAEQGL, encoded by the exons ATGGCTGCAGGTGTGATCCCCGAGTCAGCGAGGGTGGAGCTTGAGTCACTGGACTCCAGCATTTCTG CTTGTTTATCTGCGATGTCCATGGGGCCAGAGACAGTACATCGAGGGCCCATTCGCGTCAACTTCCAGATCGGCCTCTTCATTGAGGGTGTCATGGTGCCTGAGGGCCAGCTAAGCTTCAGAAGTGCAAAGAAACTGGCATCTGAGATCATTGTGAAGCAG GTTCCTGACTGGAGTGTGGTAGGTCTTGGTGAGAAGCTGCTTCTCTTTAGGCATGATCCCAGCTCTGATCAGCTCCTCCAGAGGCTCACAGAGAAGCACACTCTGCACGACGGAGACCTGGTGGAGGTGGTTCTCGCGG CTTCTGCCTCATTAACTGAGGTTAAGTTCCGCCCCCATTCCTTGGTGGTCCAATCATATCGAACACCAACGTTTTGTCACCAATGTGGAGAGATGTTGTGGGGACTCGTACGACAGGGATTAAAATGTGAAG GTTGTGGTCTAGATTTTCACAAGCGCTGTGCACTGACGTTGTCCGACGACTGCACGCGTGTGTACAGGCCGTGTGGACCCAGCCTGTCCCTGTTCCCCCCTGCTCGCCCGCGAGCCCCATCCCTCAGCAGCCACACCGGGGGCAGTCTGGAGGAG ATCAGTATGTCGAAGCCATCGAGGTCTCGCCCCCAGTCCTGGGCAGACAGGCCTGTGTGGTTGGGGCTAAGTGAGGTGGGCAGAGGTGGCAGGCCCCTGGTGCCTCACACGTTCCACATCCACACCTACACCAAGCCCACCGCCTGCCAGTACTGCCATCGGCTGCTCAAGGGCCTGTTCCGCCAGGGCCTGCAGTGCTCCG ACTGCAAATTTAACTGTCATCGACGCTGTGAGTCTCAGGTTCCACCTGActgcagaggagagaaagcCAATGGagaag ACTGCGGTGTGCCTCAGGGCTTAGAATCTGAGGAGGACATGGCCGTAGAAACTGTCAACGCTATTTACGAAGAGTATCACTTTAAAGGTTCCGCTCGGCCGGTAGAGACACCTGCGGCGCTGTCACCGATAGG tccgTGTTTTAGCAGTAATATTCCCCTTATGAGAGTCGTCCAGTCAGTCAAGCACAACAAGAGAAGATGCAGTGGGGTGCTGAAGAATGGCTGGCTGCTGCACCATACCGATGTAGATACACTG AGAAAGAAGCACTATTGGATTCTAGATGGGAAAACCATCACTATGTACCAGAACGAGAGCAGCAGCAAGTACTACAAG GAACTGCTTCTGTCTGAAGTATTGCTGGTTCGAGGGCCAGACCAGATGACTCTTTCACAGTTGCCAGGCGACGATAGTCACTCATTTGAGCTGGTGACAAGCTCTCTGGTCTACTGTGTGTTTGCAGACAAGGAGGGTGCAGCATGGGAGTCTGCCATCAGACAGGCCCTTATGCCCCTGCCGGGCAGAGGCCACACCAGGGGAGAGTCATcag aCAACAGAAGCATTAGTGAAGAAACTCAG GATATTAGTGCGCTGTATCAGATTTTCTCAGACGAGGTGCTGGGCTCCGGCCAGTTTGGGGTGGTGTACGGAG gcacacacaggcacacaggccgCTTAGTGGCTGTTAAGGTCATCGATAAGACTCGCTTCCCTACCACACaccagagacagagcagaaacGAGGCGGCCATACTGCAG AATCTGTCCCATCCTGGCATCATTGTACTCGAGGGCATGTTTGAGACAGCTGAGTGCACCTTTGTCGTCATGGAGAAGCTCCACAGCGACATGTTGGAGATGATCCTATCCAATGAGAATGGTCGACTGCCTGAACGCATCACACGCTTCCTGGTTATGCAG ATCCTGGAGGCCCTACGGTACCTGCACATGAAGCACATCGCCCACTGTGACCTCAAGCCTGAGAATGTGCTACTCGCCTTACCAGACCCTTTCCCTCAG GTGAAACTCTGTGACTTTGGTTTCGCCCGCATCATTGGTGAGAAGTCCTTCCGCCGCTCTGTGGTGGGCACACCGGCGTACCTGGCCCCTGAGGTCATCAGTAGCCATGGCTACAACCGTTCACTGGACATGTGGGCGGTGGGCGTGATCCTGTACGTGAGCCTGAGTGGGACATTCCCCTTCAATGAGGATGAGGATATCAACCAGCAGATCACCAACGCTGCCTTCATGTACCCTCGGCAGCCCTGGTCACTCATTTCTCTGGAGG CGGTGAGCCTGATTAATAACCTGCTGCAAGTCGTTGTGCGACGCAGGTTCAGTGTTGGTAAAGCTATGGGACACCCCTGGCTCCAG aacTTCCAGCTGTGGTGTGACCTGAAGCTGTTTGAACAGCGGATGGGCCACCGGTACCTCACCCATGAGTCTGATGATGAACACTGGAGACAACATGCTCAGGAGAAGGGGATCTCTTTGCCCTCCCACATGACAGTAGTGCCCTCTGCAGAGCAGGGCCTGTAA